One Telluria mixta DNA window includes the following coding sequences:
- a CDS encoding 3-hydroxyacyl-CoA dehydrogenase, whose translation MQIQNNVFIVTGGASGLGAATARTIVEAGGKVVLADVQQEAGAALAAELGAAARFVKCDVTSEADGQAVVAAALELGSLRGLVNCAGVAPAIKTVGKDGPHPLDAFQRAININLVGTFNMCRLAADAMGKEEGLEHGERGVIINTASVAAFDGQIGQAAYGASKAGVAGMTLPMARDLSRSGIRVMTIAPGIFETPMLMGMPQEVRDSLGKMVPFPPRLGMPREYAHLAKTIIENVMLNGETIRLDGAIRMQPK comes from the coding sequence ATGCAAATCCAGAATAACGTGTTCATCGTGACGGGCGGCGCTTCGGGCCTGGGCGCGGCCACCGCGCGCACCATCGTGGAAGCGGGCGGCAAGGTCGTGCTGGCCGACGTGCAGCAGGAAGCCGGCGCGGCACTGGCCGCCGAACTGGGTGCCGCGGCGCGTTTCGTGAAATGCGACGTGACGTCGGAAGCCGACGGACAGGCCGTCGTGGCGGCGGCCCTGGAACTGGGCAGCCTGCGCGGCCTCGTCAACTGCGCCGGCGTCGCGCCCGCCATCAAGACGGTCGGCAAGGACGGCCCGCATCCGCTGGACGCCTTCCAGCGCGCCATCAACATCAACCTCGTCGGCACCTTCAACATGTGCCGCCTGGCGGCCGATGCGATGGGCAAGGAAGAGGGACTGGAACACGGCGAGCGCGGCGTGATCATCAACACGGCGTCCGTCGCCGCGTTCGACGGCCAGATCGGCCAGGCCGCATACGGCGCGTCGAAGGCGGGCGTGGCCGGCATGACCCTGCCGATGGCGCGCGACCTGTCGCGCAGCGGCATCCGCGTGATGACGATCGCACCGGGCATCTTCGAGACGCCGATGCTGATGGGCATGCCGCAGGAAGTACGCGATTCGCTGGGCAAGATGGTGCCGTTCCCGCCGCGCCTCGGCATGCCGCGCGAGTATGCGCACCTGGCGAAGACCATCATCGAAAACGTCATGCTGAACGGCGAGACGATCCGCCTGGACGGTGCCATCCGCATGCAGCCGAAGTGA
- the ggt gene encoding gamma-glutamyltransferase, producing MVAAANPLAVEAGYEMLKQGGTAIDAAIATQLVLTLVEPQSSGIGGGAFLMYYDGKKVQAFDGRETAPSKADEHLFQRPDGTPMSRSEGIVGGRSTGAPGVLRMLALAHRQHGKLAWKTLFQPAIRLSEQGFAVSPRLNGLLAGDRYLRNDPTARAYFYAPDGKPWPVGHVLKNPELARTLRELAAGGADVFYTGRIARDIETKVKSHPTNPGLLTAADIAAYQPKLREPVCNDYRAYTVCGMPPPSSGGIAVAQMLGMFETRDMKALAPANGIPGADAVHVFSEVGRLAYADRDRYAADTDFVPLPGRGVPALLDKRYLQQRASLVGQRSMGKAQAGHPPGVEMAWNWGLDNSIEAHSTSHVVAVDPYGAGLSMTTSVEDAFGSRQMVDGFILNNQLTDFSFDSRDANGPIANRVEPGKRPRSAMSPTIVFDKKTGKFVEAVGSPGGPLIINYVAKVLVGTLDWGLDMQQAISLPNFGSRNGPTELEAGRFPLSEVKALQARGHDVRVFEQTSGLQGIARTEIHGVPLWLGGADPRREGVAKGD from the coding sequence ATGGTGGCGGCCGCGAATCCGCTGGCCGTCGAGGCGGGCTACGAGATGCTGAAGCAGGGCGGCACGGCGATCGACGCGGCGATCGCGACGCAACTGGTCCTCACGCTCGTCGAGCCGCAATCGTCCGGCATCGGCGGCGGCGCGTTCCTGATGTACTACGACGGCAAGAAGGTGCAGGCGTTCGACGGCCGCGAGACGGCGCCGTCGAAGGCGGACGAGCATCTGTTCCAGCGTCCGGACGGCACGCCGATGTCGAGGTCCGAGGGTATCGTGGGCGGCCGTTCGACGGGCGCGCCGGGCGTGCTGCGCATGCTGGCGCTGGCCCACCGCCAGCACGGCAAGCTGGCGTGGAAGACGCTGTTCCAGCCCGCGATCCGCCTGTCGGAACAAGGCTTCGCGGTGAGCCCGCGCCTGAACGGCCTCCTCGCCGGGGACCGGTACCTCCGCAACGACCCGACGGCGCGCGCCTACTTCTATGCGCCCGACGGCAAGCCGTGGCCCGTCGGCCACGTGCTGAAGAATCCCGAACTGGCGCGCACCCTGCGCGAACTGGCCGCCGGCGGCGCCGACGTCTTTTACACGGGCCGCATCGCGCGCGACATCGAGACGAAAGTCAAAAGCCACCCGACCAATCCGGGCCTGCTGACCGCGGCCGACATCGCCGCCTATCAACCCAAGCTGCGCGAGCCGGTCTGCAACGACTACCGTGCCTACACCGTATGCGGCATGCCGCCGCCGTCGTCGGGCGGGATCGCCGTCGCGCAGATGCTCGGCATGTTCGAGACGCGCGACATGAAAGCGCTGGCGCCAGCGAACGGCATCCCGGGCGCGGACGCCGTGCACGTGTTCTCGGAAGTGGGCCGCCTTGCGTATGCGGACCGCGACCGCTACGCCGCCGACACGGACTTCGTCCCGCTGCCCGGCCGCGGCGTACCCGCGCTGCTGGACAAACGCTATCTCCAGCAGCGTGCGAGCCTCGTCGGGCAACGCTCGATGGGCAAGGCGCAAGCGGGCCATCCGCCGGGCGTGGAGATGGCGTGGAACTGGGGCCTGGACAATTCGATCGAAGCGCATTCGACGTCGCACGTCGTCGCGGTCGATCCGTACGGCGCGGGATTGTCGATGACGACGAGCGTCGAGGACGCGTTCGGCTCGCGCCAGATGGTCGACGGCTTCATCCTCAACAACCAGCTGACCGACTTCTCGTTCGATTCGCGCGACGCGAACGGCCCCATCGCCAACCGCGTGGAGCCGGGCAAGCGTCCACGCAGCGCGATGAGCCCCACGATCGTGTTCGACAAGAAGACAGGAAAATTCGTGGAAGCGGTCGGCTCGCCGGGCGGTCCGCTGATCATCAATTACGTGGCGAAGGTCCTCGTCGGCACGCTCGACTGGGGCCTCGACATGCAGCAGGCGATCTCGCTGCCGAACTTCGGCAGCCGCAACGGCCCGACGGAACTGGAGGCCGGGCGCTTCCCGCTGTCCGAGGTGAAGGCCCTGCAAGCGCGCGGCCACGACGTGCGCGTGTTCGAGCAGACGTCCGGCCTGCAGGGCATCGCGCGCACGGAGATTCACGGCGTGCCCCTGTGGCTCGGCGGTGCCGACCCGCGTAGGGAAGGTGTTGCAAAAGGCGATTGA